The genomic interval CGTTGAGTGTCATGGTGCGAGTGTTTTTTCGGGGTTCGTGTTACCGAAAGGCAAAAATAACAAAAAATACGGAAAATCCGCCCGGAAGCGGACCTCCTTCGCCTGCTTTCCGGAAAAAATCCGCTGTGCGGCGGTGCTGTGCGGTCTCCTTTTACCGGAATGTAATACGGATGCCGCCGGATTGTAATATCCGTTCGCTTCTTTTGCGGCCGGTTGAACACGGCAGCCGGACGACCCGGGCGGGCCTCTGTCCGCTGCCCCGCTAAAACGGATATGCGAATGCTGAAACATCCCGTCATCCTTCTCCTTTCGTCGGTCCTCTGCGCCGCGCCCTCCGCTGTCCGGGCGGGCGGTCTGATGCCGTTCGGGCAGCGGACCTCCGGGACGGCCGTCCCGGAAGAGACCGGCGGCTCTGCGGCAGGGTCCTCCGATACGCTGGCGGTCCGGAGCGCCGGGCGCGCCTTTTCCGTGTAGGTCCACGGGACCGTGCGCGGCAAGTTCGAATACCAGCCCGAAATCGGCAAGGGGCGCTTCGAGGTGCGGAACGCCCGCTTCAGCCTTTCGGGCGATCTGCTGCCGGCGGTGGCCTACAAGGCGGAGATCGACCTCTCGGACGAAGGTTCGATCAAGATGCTCGACGCCTATGTCCGGCTGGGGATGCTGCGCCGCAGGCTCTCCTTCACGATTGGACAGATGCGCGTGCCGTTCACCATCGACGCCCACCGTTCGCCCCACGAGCAGTATTTCGCCAACCGCTCGTTCATCGCCAAGCAGGCGGGGAACGTGCGCGACGTCGGGGCGACGCTCGGCTGGCGGTTCGGGCGGCGTGTGCCGGTGGTGCTCGAGGCGGGCGTTTTCAACGGTTCGGGGCTGACCGCGCAGAAGGATTTCTGGACCGGACGGTTCAACTATTCGCTCAAGGCGCAGGCACGGCTGGGCGGGCGTTTCAACCTGTCGGCCAGCATGCAGAAGATACGTCCCGGCGAGGTCGATATCATGATGTACGACGCCGGGGCCTACTACGAGCACGGCCGCTGGCATGTCGAGGGCGAATACCTGCGCAAGGAGTATGCCGACGGGCTTTTTCCCGGCGTGAATGCCGTGGATGCCTTCGTATGCCGGGATTTTCCCCTCCGGCGATGGTTCCGCAAGGTCTCGGTGCTGGCGCGTTACGACTACATGTCCGACCACAGCGACGGCCTGTTCGGTGAAGGGGGCGTGCTGGAGACGGACGACGCCCGCCGCCACCGTCTCACGGGCGGCCTGACGTTCAGCCTCGGGCTGCCCTTCACGGCCGACATCCGGCTCAACTACGAGGCCTATTTCTACCGCGAATCGGCGCGTCCGGCCCTTTCGGAGCAGGACAAACTGGTGGTGGAGCTGATGTGCCGCTTCTGATTCCGAAGACGGAGCCGTGCTCTCTTCCGGAGACTCCGGTGGCGGCGATACGACGAACGGCGCGGAAATCCGTTTCCCGCGCCGTCCGTGCCGTGTTCCGGCGGATCACAATGCCTCGAGCGCCTTCTCCAGTCCGATGCCGCGCGATCCCTTGAGCAGGACGAGCGCGTTCTCCACGGGGCGCGTGTGGAGCCGTTCGAGCAGCTCCTCGCGCGAGGCGAACAGCTCCGTCGCGGCGGGTTTGCGGGGAAGGGCCGCCACGGCGCGGGCGAACTCCGGACCGACCAGCAGCAGTTGCGTGGCGGTTCCGGCCGGAAGCGGTGCGGCGCCGGAGGCGCCGGCTCCCTGCAATGCGAGCCGGACGACGGCGGCGTGCTCTTCGGCCGACCACTCACCCAGTTCGAGCATGTCGCCCAGGATGAGCACCCGGGCCGTGCGGCGGCCGAGCGGTTCGGCGAGGAAGTTCTCGACCGACGCGCGCATGCTCGACGGATTGGCGTTGTAGCAATCGACCACGAGCGTGTTGCGCTCCGTCTCGGTGCGCTGCGAGCGGTTGTTGTCGGGCGTGTAGGAGGCGATGGCACGGCGTATCTCCCCGTCGGGGATGCCGAAGCGGTGTCCCACGGCGACGGCCGCGGCGATGTTGTATCGGTTGTAGCTACCTTCGAGCCGGTTTTCCAAGCCGTCGGCCAGCGAGCGCGAATAGCGTTCGACGGCCATCGCGGGGCGTTCGGCGGCCATCGCCGAGAGCGTCGCGTCCTCCTCGGGGACGAAGGCCGTGCCGCCGTGCGCGGCGAGGTAGTCGAACAGCTCGCCCTTGCCGCGGCGGACCCCCTCGGGGCCTCCGAACCCTTCGAGGTGGGCGCGTCCCACGTTGGTCAGCAGGCCGTAGTCGGGTTCGGCGACGGAGGCCAGCAGGGCGATTTCGCCGCAGGCGCTCGCGCCCATCTCCACGATGCCGAACTGCGTGCGGGCATCCATCGCCAGCAGCGTCAGCGGGACGCCGATGTGGTTGTTGAGGTTGCCGCGGGTGGCATAGACCTCGAAACGGCTCGCGAGGACGCGGCTCACGAGTTCCTTGGTGGTGGTTTTTCCGTTGCTGCCCGATATGGCGAGGATCGGGATGCCCAGTGCGCGGCGGTGTTCGCGCGCGAGGGCCTGGAGGGCTTGCAGCGTGTCGGGTACGAAACGTATGCGGGGATCGCCGCCGGCCGCCGCGGGATCGTCCGCCACGGCGAAGGCCGCTCCGCGGGCGAGGGCTTCGGCGACGAAGCGGTTGCCGTCGAACGTGGCGCCGCGCAGGGCGAAGAAGACCGACCCCGGCACGATCCGGCGCGTGTCGGTCGAGACGACGGGGTGTTCGAGGAAAAGTTCGTAGAGTTCGGACATGGGGTTTTGGAATGGCGGGCCGTGCGGTGCCGCACGGCCCGCCGCGGTCAGATGTGTTTGTCGCCGTTGTGGAACTTCACTTCGTCGATGAACTTCTTGATGTTCTGCTCCTCGGCGCGGGGACAGATCAGCAGCACGTCTTCCGTGTCCACGACGATATACTCCTTCAGGCCGCTGATGACGGCGATCTTCTCCGCGGGAAGCGAGACGATCGACGAACGCGTGTCGTAGAGGTAGCACCCCTCGGCCGGCACGGCGTTGGCGTAGCGGTCCTTGCGCGAGTGCTGGTAGACCGAGCCCCACGTGCCGACGTCGCTCCAGCCGAATTCGCCGCAGCGGACGTAAACGTTGTCGGCCTTTTCCATGATACCGTAGTCGATCGAGATGGCGCGGCACTCCGAGAAGGCGATCTCCACCACGTTGCGCTCGGCGTCGGTCCCCAGGGCGCGCATCACCCCGCTGAAGAGGGCGTGGTGCTCGGGGAGGTACTTCTCGAACGCCTCGACGATCGAGCGGACCTTCCAGACGAAGATGCCCGAGTTCCAGAAAAACTCGCCCGACTGCAGGAAGACCTGCGCCAGTTCCAGGTCGGGCTTCTCCGTGAAGCACTTGACCTTGCTGATGGGGCTGCCGTCCGAGACCTGGATGTAGCCGTATCCCGTGTCGGGGCGCGTGGGTTTGATGCCGACGGTCATCAGCGCGTCGTGCTCCGAGGCGAAGGCGAGGCACTCGGCGATGATCCCGCGGAAGTCCTCCTCGTTGAGGATCAGGTGGTCGGCCGGAGTGACGATCATCTCGGCGTCGGGGTTGCGCTTGAGGAGCGTGTAGGCCGCATAGGCGATGCAGGGCGCCGTGTTGCGCCCCACGGGTTCGCAGAGAACCTGCTCCTCGCCGATTTCGGGAATGTGCTCCAGCACCAGCCGTTTGTATCGGTCGTTGGTCACCACGAGGAAGTTCTCGGCGGGAACCATCTTCGCGAAGCGTTCGTAGGTGTGGCGGATGAAGGATTTCCCGGTTCCGAGAATGTCGAGGAACTGTTTGGGCCTCGACTGGCGGCTTTTGGGCCAGAAGCGGGACCCGATGCCGCCCGCCATGATGACACAATATTTATTGCTCGTCATAGTTATATATGCGTTAAGTTCGACAAAGATAAAAATATTTTCGTAACTTTGCCGCCTGTCGTAAGTTAATTTTTGGGCCGGAGCGCTCCCGCGGCGGCCCGCGGAGAGAGGCTTCCGCGGCGGAGACCCCCGCCGTATCGCGCCGGGAGCGCTTCCCGGAATCCAGGCCGGCGGCGGGATTGCCGGCTGCGGCCGGGGGCGCACCGCGGACGCTATTTTGAGAGACTATGAAAGTTCGATTGTTCACGATACCCAATCTGCTGACGCTGGCGAATCTCGTGTGCGGTTCGGTCGGCGTGGTCATGGCGCTGAGCGGCGGCCGCCTGACGACGGCCTTCTGCCTGAT from Alistipes dispar carries:
- a CDS encoding mannose-1-phosphate guanylyltransferase encodes the protein MTSNKYCVIMAGGIGSRFWPKSRQSRPKQFLDILGTGKSFIRHTYERFAKMVPAENFLVVTNDRYKRLVLEHIPEIGEEQVLCEPVGRNTAPCIAYAAYTLLKRNPDAEMIVTPADHLILNEEDFRGIIAECLAFASEHDALMTVGIKPTRPDTGYGYIQVSDGSPISKVKCFTEKPDLELAQVFLQSGEFFWNSGIFVWKVRSIVEAFEKYLPEHHALFSGVMRALGTDAERNVVEIAFSECRAISIDYGIMEKADNVYVRCGEFGWSDVGTWGSVYQHSRKDRYANAVPAEGCYLYDTRSSIVSLPAEKIAVISGLKEYIVVDTEDVLLICPRAEEQNIKKFIDEVKFHNGDKHI
- a CDS encoding UDP-N-acetylmuramoyl-tripeptide--D-alanyl-D-alanine ligase, with product MSELYELFLEHPVVSTDTRRIVPGSVFFALRGATFDGNRFVAEALARGAAFAVADDPAAAGGDPRIRFVPDTLQALQALAREHRRALGIPILAISGSNGKTTTKELVSRVLASRFEVYATRGNLNNHIGVPLTLLAMDARTQFGIVEMGASACGEIALLASVAEPDYGLLTNVGRAHLEGFGGPEGVRRGKGELFDYLAAHGGTAFVPEEDATLSAMAAERPAMAVERYSRSLADGLENRLEGSYNRYNIAAAVAVGHRFGIPDGEIRRAIASYTPDNNRSQRTETERNTLVVDCYNANPSSMRASVENFLAEPLGRRTARVLILGDMLELGEWSAEEHAAVVRLALQGAGASGAAPLPAGTATQLLLVGPEFARAVAALPRKPAATELFASREELLERLHTRPVENALVLLKGSRGIGLEKALEAL